The Pedobacter roseus genome contains a region encoding:
- a CDS encoding sulfite oxidase, which produces MKNDKTSQNYTLNRRNFVTGIIPVIAGATIPSWASAKEIQQTREDNDFPGLITREKKPLNMEFPFPTLKNRITPNNQFFIRSHFNIPNIDATNWELEIGGNTNHVIKINLSELKKLPAKKVMATIECAGNGRANLAPKVKGLGWEQGGISNAEWTGVPLSVLLKKAGIKVGTVDIILEGNDEGMITEEPKSPGKIKFARSIPLNIAMQDHIIIAYEMNGKPLSAEHGFPARAIIPGWYGMASVKWLMKITASEKPFDGYWQTIEYAYWKRVEGLPTLTPVTTTLVKSEISRPVLFEAVPAGKPYQVRGAGWSGDSNLSKVEISTDKGNSWQPAKLIGPAIPFAWQLFEFEWVVPAKTGRYSLMARATDQNGKTQPMEHDLDRRTYMVNFISPIDVDVI; this is translated from the coding sequence ATGAAAAACGACAAAACATCACAAAACTACACGTTAAACAGACGTAATTTTGTTACTGGAATTATCCCGGTGATAGCTGGCGCAACAATACCATCCTGGGCTTCGGCGAAGGAGATTCAACAAACCAGAGAAGACAATGACTTTCCAGGACTTATTACGCGAGAGAAAAAGCCATTAAATATGGAGTTTCCATTTCCTACGTTAAAAAACAGGATTACTCCAAATAACCAGTTCTTCATCAGGAGTCATTTTAATATTCCCAATATTGATGCTACAAATTGGGAATTAGAGATTGGCGGCAACACCAATCATGTCATAAAGATCAATCTGAGCGAACTTAAAAAGCTTCCTGCAAAAAAGGTAATGGCTACTATAGAATGTGCCGGAAACGGACGTGCTAACCTCGCCCCAAAAGTGAAGGGTTTAGGATGGGAACAAGGTGGGATCAGCAATGCTGAATGGACAGGAGTACCTTTATCCGTATTGTTAAAGAAGGCTGGCATAAAGGTGGGTACGGTAGACATTATTTTGGAAGGGAATGATGAGGGGATGATTACAGAAGAGCCGAAATCACCAGGAAAAATCAAATTCGCCCGAAGCATTCCGTTAAATATAGCAATGCAGGATCACATCATCATCGCCTATGAAATGAATGGAAAACCATTGAGTGCTGAACATGGTTTCCCGGCAAGGGCAATTATTCCAGGATGGTATGGTATGGCATCTGTGAAATGGCTGATGAAAATTACTGCATCTGAAAAGCCGTTTGATGGCTATTGGCAGACGATTGAATATGCTTACTGGAAGCGTGTTGAAGGACTACCTACCTTGACGCCCGTAACCACTACATTGGTTAAGTCTGAAATATCAAGGCCGGTATTGTTTGAAGCGGTGCCGGCTGGAAAACCTTATCAAGTAAGGGGTGCAGGATGGTCAGGTGATAGTAACCTATCGAAAGTAGAAATAAGCACGGATAAAGGAAATTCATGGCAACCAGCAAAATTAATTGGTCCTGCTATCCCTTTCGCCTGGCAGCTATTTGAATTTGAATGGGTGGTTCCTGCTAAGACTGGAAGATATAGTTTAATGGCTAGAGCGACAGATCAAAATGGCAAAACGCAACCCATGGAGCATGATTTAGACAGAAGAACTTACATGGTTAATTTTATCTCGCCAATTGATGTAGATGTAATATAG
- a CDS encoding DUF305 domain-containing protein, giving the protein MATKKNVFLGQMAHMMMKMDEISATTSADRDFIQMMIPHHQGAIDMAEEEIKTGKNKEMIQLAKSIKAEQQTQIQQMRLLLSHPEGFIATGNQHQNANQKMMKVMMEQMPEEKQLSDTDLSFARIMLPHHQAAIDMAKVELRYGKNKNVKRLAENIISDEQIEIQQMKTFTNSH; this is encoded by the coding sequence ATGGCAACTAAAAAAAATGTCTTCCTTGGGCAAATGGCTCATATGATGATGAAGATGGATGAAATATCAGCTACCACATCTGCAGACAGAGATTTCATACAAATGATGATCCCACATCACCAGGGTGCTATTGATATGGCAGAAGAAGAGATTAAGACCGGAAAAAATAAAGAAATGATTCAGCTAGCTAAAAGTATCAAAGCTGAGCAACAAACCCAGATTCAGCAAATGCGACTCCTGCTCAGCCATCCTGAAGGATTTATCGCTACAGGCAACCAACATCAAAACGCCAACCAGAAGATGATGAAAGTGATGATGGAACAAATGCCTGAAGAAAAACAATTGTCTGATACTGATCTGTCCTTTGCAAGGATAATGCTTCCTCACCATCAGGCTGCCATCGACATGGCTAAAGTTGAGTTGCGGTATGGAAAAAATAAAAATGTAAAAAGACTGGCCGAGAATATTATCTCAGATGAACAGATAGAAATCCAACAAATGAAGACATTTACAAACTCCCATTAA
- a CDS encoding beta-propeller fold lactonase family protein → MKKISLFTLLIFSFALQSKAQSIYAQDRVYTGNQISNTVSVLDPSTQTLLGNIVLGKPQPDILSPLYKGQALVHGLGYSPKRQLLAAVSIGSNSVTFISTAKNKVLKTVYIGRSPHEATFNPSGSQAWISVRGESYISVIDANKLIEIKQIPVADGPGMVAFTPDGKWAYICSSFTAEVDVVNATSYAIVKRIPVVSPFSPNIFCSPDGKWIALTHKDVGKITVISTETNTIHTVLNTGPITNHVTFTLVNDSPVMLATIGGENSLKVFSVSQDFKLTDSVATGSLPHGVWTSADGKFAYVGLENDDQVQVVDLVKMAVVKTIAIGQCPQALLYAANASPANASKENLTPLNLADKSQVIKLMNKDNSMSSGMLNVRSVGLTDLVQQDFKKLEPNTSYTLALTNSSNDTFNADYVINSFKTDEKGAFSGQSSGIIKSVGTGGADYKHVVLIDDLSKKLVMISN, encoded by the coding sequence ATGAAAAAGATATCCTTGTTTACGCTATTAATATTCAGTTTTGCCCTACAATCAAAAGCACAATCAATCTATGCCCAAGACAGGGTTTATACAGGCAATCAGATATCTAATACGGTTTCTGTCTTAGATCCCTCAACACAAACGCTATTAGGAAATATTGTTCTTGGTAAACCCCAACCTGATATCTTAAGTCCTCTATATAAGGGACAGGCCCTGGTTCATGGCCTGGGTTATTCCCCTAAAAGGCAATTACTAGCAGCGGTTTCCATTGGATCAAATTCAGTAACCTTTATTTCAACAGCAAAAAATAAAGTTTTAAAAACTGTTTATATCGGACGTTCACCGCATGAGGCAACCTTTAACCCTTCAGGATCACAGGCATGGATATCGGTAAGAGGAGAATCGTATATCAGCGTAATTGATGCAAATAAACTGATTGAAATCAAGCAAATTCCAGTAGCCGACGGCCCGGGAATGGTTGCTTTTACTCCAGATGGAAAATGGGCTTATATTTGTTCCAGCTTTACTGCAGAAGTGGATGTAGTGAATGCAACTTCTTATGCTATTGTAAAGCGTATTCCAGTAGTTAGTCCATTTTCTCCAAATATATTCTGTAGTCCTGATGGGAAATGGATTGCATTGACACATAAGGATGTAGGGAAGATCACTGTCATCAGCACGGAGACAAATACGATACATACAGTACTAAATACAGGTCCAATTACCAACCATGTCACTTTTACTTTAGTTAATGATTCACCTGTGATGCTGGCAACCATTGGCGGAGAAAACAGCTTAAAAGTATTTAGTGTTTCACAAGATTTCAAGCTTACTGATAGCGTTGCGACAGGATCATTGCCACATGGCGTCTGGACTTCGGCAGATGGTAAATTTGCATATGTCGGATTAGAAAATGATGACCAGGTACAAGTGGTTGATCTGGTAAAAATGGCCGTTGTAAAAACCATTGCTATTGGACAATGTCCGCAAGCATTGTTGTACGCCGCTAATGCCAGCCCTGCAAATGCCTCAAAAGAAAATTTAACCCCGCTTAATCTTGCAGACAAAAGTCAGGTGATTAAATTGATGAATAAGGATAATTCAATGTCATCAGGCATGCTAAACGTAAGAAGCGTAGGCTTGACTGATCTTGTCCAACAGGACTTTAAAAAACTCGAGCCAAATACTTCGTATACTTTAGCGTTAACCAACTCCTCAAATGATACGTTTAACGCAGATTATGTCATCAATTCTTTTAAGACCGATGAAAAAGGAGCTTTTAGCGGTCAATCCTCGGGGATAATTAAGAGTGTAGGAACAGGTGGCGCCGATTATAAACATGTGGTTCTTATTGATGATCTTTCAAAAAAGCTGGTGATGATCAGTAACTAA
- a CDS encoding YeiH family protein produces MTQIKDNSNSSKIKAGNLLNLNLNTRKIIFILAVLLCLFPFMSPPLALLLGLVLAQLMEHPYLHLNHKATNLLLKISVVGLGFGMNVFSAMKAGKEGVLFTVVSIFGVLIIGFILGKVFKIERKTSFLISAGTAICGGSAIAALSPVMNAEEKQISVAMGTVFILNSVALFLFPAIGHALNLSQSQFGMWCAIAIHDTSSVVGAASKYGEQALQIATTVKLARALWIVPVAFGTSFLFKSNNSKVSIPYFIGLFILAMIANTYLPFIKPFAPYFVALAKAGLTLTLFLIGSGLSFTILKAVGIMPLLQGVILWIVISSAALWAVISLV; encoded by the coding sequence ATGACACAAATCAAAGACAATTCAAATTCTTCTAAAATAAAGGCGGGTAACCTGCTAAACTTAAATTTAAACACCCGTAAAATTATCTTCATCCTGGCAGTTTTGCTGTGCCTCTTTCCATTTATGTCGCCTCCTTTAGCCTTATTGCTAGGATTAGTATTGGCGCAACTAATGGAACATCCCTATCTGCATTTAAATCACAAGGCCACAAACCTGCTGCTAAAAATTTCTGTTGTCGGGCTAGGATTTGGAATGAATGTATTCAGTGCAATGAAAGCAGGAAAAGAAGGCGTACTGTTTACCGTAGTTTCTATTTTCGGAGTGCTTATCATTGGTTTTATCCTGGGAAAAGTATTTAAAATAGAACGTAAAACATCTTTTTTGATATCAGCTGGAACGGCGATCTGTGGTGGAAGTGCTATTGCTGCATTGTCGCCTGTAATGAACGCAGAAGAAAAACAGATCTCCGTTGCAATGGGTACTGTTTTTATACTCAACTCGGTGGCCTTATTTCTTTTCCCCGCTATCGGACATGCGCTTAACTTGTCACAGTCACAATTTGGTATGTGGTGTGCCATTGCTATTCACGATACCAGTTCTGTTGTTGGGGCAGCCAGTAAATATGGTGAACAAGCACTACAGATAGCCACAACTGTTAAGTTAGCCAGAGCACTATGGATTGTTCCCGTAGCGTTTGGTACATCTTTCCTGTTCAAAAGCAACAATAGCAAAGTTAGTATACCCTATTTTATAGGGCTATTTATCCTGGCAATGATCGCCAACACCTACTTACCTTTTATTAAGCCTTTTGCGCCCTACTTTGTAGCATTAGCAAAAGCAGGCTTAACTTTAACCTTGTTCCTGATAGGAAGCGGACTCTCATTTACTATCTTGAAAGCAGTGGGGATAATGCCACTGTTACAAGGCGTAATTTTATGGATAGTAATTTCAAGTGCTGCATTATGGGCAGTTATATCTTTGGTTTAA
- a CDS encoding substrate-binding domain-containing protein encodes MKNIFLTILSVVAVVTIGNAQIPNDTLYVYGPGGPLGPINECAKVFGKQHDIVIKVTAGPDNEWMPDAMKHADLFFGGAEYMLSKFMSDHPNMIVANSRTELYKRAAAILVRPGNPKNIKNLGDLCKPGVKILDVNGAGQMGLWEDLAGRQDLIANIQQRIAGTFANSALGIAAWKNDPQYDAWITFGSWHNRLPDLTSMVRIPVTQTVYRGTPVVRGSTGTHKSETEDFIKFMQSDKGHLIFKKWGWE; translated from the coding sequence ATGAAAAATATATTTTTAACCATATTGTCAGTCGTTGCTGTAGTGACCATTGGGAATGCACAAATCCCAAACGATACTTTATATGTCTATGGTCCCGGTGGGCCGCTCGGACCGATCAATGAATGTGCGAAGGTTTTTGGAAAGCAGCATGATATCGTAATTAAAGTCACTGCCGGGCCAGATAATGAATGGATGCCGGATGCAATGAAACATGCAGATCTGTTCTTTGGAGGAGCAGAATACATGCTTTCAAAATTCATGTCTGACCACCCAAACATGATAGTGGCGAACTCTCGGACAGAGTTATATAAACGTGCGGCAGCGATCCTGGTACGGCCCGGCAATCCTAAAAACATCAAAAATCTGGGCGATCTCTGTAAACCAGGTGTGAAAATTCTTGATGTGAATGGGGCTGGGCAAATGGGGCTTTGGGAAGATTTGGCAGGTCGACAAGATCTGATTGCAAACATACAGCAGCGTATAGCAGGTACATTTGCAAATTCGGCATTGGGTATTGCTGCATGGAAAAATGATCCTCAATATGATGCCTGGATAACATTTGGCTCCTGGCATAACCGTTTACCAGACCTCACCTCAATGGTTAGGATTCCTGTTACACAAACAGTCTATAGAGGTACACCTGTAGTGAGGGGTAGCACTGGTACGCATAAGTCGGAAACTGAGGATTTTATCAAGTTTATGCAATCCGATAAAGGACATCTCATTTTCAAAAAATGGGGTTGGGAATAA
- a CDS encoding molybdate ABC transporter substrate-binding protein yields MKYINHTFLATVAFLLLCGNVKAQDHRFDPPWNTPPESKVQFTVPGVDNVPDLFGDINDPQLVVFFAGNQFMCIDELIAAFKKSYPHYQRVFAETLPPGILAQQIKTGSIVVGNMRITLKPDVYTAGKNRIDMTPEWFSKTTLYARNRLAIMVQKGNPKALKSLKDLANKELRISMPNPENEGIGKRIEEAYVKAGGETLKSTIMEDKVKDKTTYLTMIHHRQSPMRILYNESDAAPVWYTEAYYQKMIGHPVELIEIPEKENIHAQYIAGQLKDAPHPAAAKDFMDFLISPQAAAIYKKFGFDLP; encoded by the coding sequence ATGAAATATATAAATCACACCTTTTTAGCCACAGTTGCATTTTTATTGCTTTGTGGAAATGTTAAGGCCCAGGATCATCGCTTTGATCCGCCCTGGAATACTCCACCTGAAAGTAAAGTTCAGTTCACAGTACCTGGAGTAGACAATGTGCCTGATCTTTTTGGAGACATTAATGATCCCCAACTGGTGGTTTTCTTTGCCGGTAACCAGTTTATGTGCATTGACGAATTAATTGCAGCCTTTAAAAAGTCATATCCACATTATCAGCGGGTATTTGCCGAAACGCTTCCCCCAGGCATTTTAGCCCAACAAATAAAAACCGGTAGCATTGTGGTGGGCAACATGAGAATTACCTTAAAGCCGGATGTTTATACAGCTGGTAAGAACCGGATAGACATGACCCCTGAATGGTTTAGCAAAACGACTTTATATGCTAGAAACAGGTTGGCAATCATGGTCCAAAAGGGAAATCCGAAGGCATTGAAGTCACTCAAAGATTTAGCAAATAAAGAGCTGAGGATCAGTATGCCCAATCCAGAGAATGAAGGGATCGGTAAACGTATTGAAGAAGCCTATGTGAAAGCTGGAGGGGAAACATTAAAATCTACCATCATGGAAGATAAAGTTAAAGATAAGACTACTTATCTTACCATGATCCATCATCGCCAATCACCAATGAGGATCCTATACAACGAAAGTGACGCCGCTCCAGTATGGTATACTGAGGCCTACTATCAGAAAATGATTGGCCATCCTGTTGAGCTCATTGAAATTCCTGAAAAAGAGAATATCCATGCGCAATATATAGCGGGACAGTTAAAAGATGCGCCACATCCGGCCGCTGCAAAAGATTTTATGGATTTTTTGATCAGTCCGCAGGCTGCTGCCATCTACAAAAAGTTTGGTTTTGATTTACCTTAA
- a CDS encoding DsrE family protein, producing MKKITLICTLFLLIAATSATFAQATPANFTGAKATLKNYKALYVINNGDEKKIAGTLRNLKNALDDPRLKGKINAELIAFGDGVAVYQKNGSFEKTLLELQSRGVILAQCENTVRERKIEKNTLFDFISYVPSGNGEIIIRQYQGWAVVHP from the coding sequence ATGAAAAAAATAACCTTAATCTGTACATTATTTTTGCTGATCGCAGCAACCTCGGCCACTTTTGCCCAAGCTACACCTGCTAATTTTACAGGGGCAAAAGCCACCCTGAAAAATTATAAGGCACTGTATGTAATCAATAACGGTGATGAGAAAAAGATTGCAGGAACACTTCGAAACCTAAAAAATGCACTCGACGATCCCAGGTTAAAAGGGAAAATCAATGCAGAACTTATTGCCTTTGGAGATGGCGTAGCTGTTTACCAGAAGAACGGATCTTTTGAAAAAACATTGTTAGAACTGCAATCCAGAGGAGTAATTCTTGCACAATGTGAAAATACCGTCAGAGAAAGGAAAATCGAAAAAAATACCTTATTTGATTTTATCAGTTATGTACCCAGCGGCAATGGTGAAATCATCATCCGTCAATATCAGGGATGGGCAGTTGTACATCCTTAA
- a CDS encoding c-type cytochrome yields MNKESTEKEIRQALIYTARTTAIIAFLFVACGTIFICTLFFNGQPDVVTAKTKQDVETGIAAVNVKSQVVPADAWKAPDENTIPADTKYGQMIRYGKELIAHTSKYFGPNGSIARITNGMNCQNCHLEGGTKLFGNNYAGFISSFPKMSGRSGKVEPASARIAECFNRSLAGKVPDESSKEIQAMLAYMKWLGTGVKKGEKVFGTGTEKLKFLDRAANVKHGAILYTSKCQSCHGANGEGILDEDKLTYVYPPLWGKHSYNDGAGMYRLSNFAGFVKNNMPYGARYGDARLSDEEAWDLAAFVNSQPRPHKDQGKDYPDLLKKPFDAPYGPYADKFSENQHKYGPFAPIVTSEKQVKLTTK; encoded by the coding sequence ATGAATAAGGAATCAACAGAAAAAGAAATCAGACAAGCACTTATATATACAGCCAGGACAACGGCTATCATTGCGTTTCTATTTGTTGCTTGTGGAACCATTTTCATCTGCACTTTATTTTTTAATGGGCAGCCAGATGTAGTGACAGCAAAAACCAAACAGGATGTGGAAACCGGTATAGCTGCTGTTAACGTCAAAAGCCAGGTTGTACCTGCTGATGCCTGGAAAGCGCCTGATGAAAATACGATTCCGGCGGACACCAAGTACGGCCAGATGATCAGGTATGGCAAAGAATTAATAGCACATACGAGCAAATATTTTGGGCCAAATGGATCCATAGCCCGTATTACAAATGGTATGAATTGTCAGAATTGTCACCTCGAGGGTGGAACCAAACTGTTCGGAAATAATTATGCTGGTTTTATTTCCAGTTTTCCTAAAATGAGTGGCAGATCAGGAAAGGTTGAACCTGCATCGGCACGTATTGCAGAGTGCTTCAATCGAAGTCTTGCAGGCAAAGTACCAGACGAATCTAGTAAAGAGATACAGGCAATGCTGGCTTATATGAAATGGCTTGGAACAGGTGTAAAAAAAGGGGAGAAAGTGTTTGGAACGGGAACCGAAAAATTAAAATTCCTGGATAGGGCAGCGAATGTCAAACATGGAGCGATTTTATATACCAGTAAATGTCAAAGTTGTCATGGTGCAAATGGTGAGGGAATACTCGATGAAGACAAACTAACTTATGTTTATCCGCCATTATGGGGCAAACACAGCTACAATGATGGCGCAGGGATGTATAGACTCAGTAACTTTGCGGGGTTCGTAAAGAACAATATGCCATATGGTGCCAGATATGGAGATGCGCGGTTAAGTGATGAGGAGGCCTGGGATCTCGCTGCTTTTGTGAACTCACAGCCAAGACCACATAAAGATCAGGGAAAAGATTACCCTGATTTGTTAAAAAAACCTTTTGATGCGCCATACGGACCATATGCCGACAAATTTTCTGAAAATCAACATAAGTATGGTCCATTTGCACCAATTGTAACCTCCGAAAAACAAGTAAAACTAACAACTAAATAA
- a CDS encoding LysR family transcriptional regulator, which yields MKQIVCILGYLLKPCMIDFRLQVFYAVAKRLNFTKASAELFISQPAVTKHIKELEQEFKMSLFERSGNKKISLTPAGELLLHYAEQIFGTYRELEYDMNLLTKQHKGILRIGASSTVAQYIIPPVLAQFHNKFKDIQIQLVTGNTEDVEQRLIAKEIDFGIIEGISRNPQIKYEQYLKDELVLVCSGHNYAMKKEMIKPNELKDYDLLLREPGSGTLDVIAYALKAHQIKVGDLNIEMQLGSTESIKSYLIHSKCLAFLSIHSILKELKNNECRIIDIKDMVIERPFHFIQLHGQQDALAELFMRFAKSYNYNV from the coding sequence TTGAAACAAATTGTTTGTATCTTAGGTTATCTACTAAAACCGTGTATGATAGATTTCCGTTTGCAAGTATTTTATGCTGTCGCTAAAAGGCTGAATTTTACAAAGGCCTCGGCAGAGTTATTTATCAGTCAGCCTGCTGTAACCAAACACATTAAAGAATTAGAGCAGGAGTTCAAAATGTCATTATTTGAACGCAGTGGAAACAAAAAAATCAGCCTCACCCCAGCCGGCGAATTATTGTTGCATTACGCAGAACAGATTTTTGGAACTTACCGGGAACTGGAATATGATATGAATCTACTTACTAAACAGCATAAAGGAATATTGAGGATTGGTGCCAGCAGTACTGTGGCACAATATATCATTCCACCTGTATTGGCACAGTTTCACAATAAGTTTAAGGATATACAAATTCAACTGGTTACCGGAAACACAGAAGATGTAGAGCAGCGTTTGATTGCTAAGGAAATAGATTTTGGAATCATTGAAGGCATCTCCCGGAACCCACAGATTAAATACGAACAATATCTAAAAGACGAGCTGGTGCTGGTGTGTTCTGGTCACAATTATGCCATGAAAAAGGAAATGATCAAACCGAATGAGTTGAAGGATTATGATTTATTACTTCGTGAACCTGGTTCTGGTACACTAGATGTTATTGCATATGCTTTAAAAGCACACCAGATAAAGGTGGGGGACTTAAATATAGAAATGCAGTTAGGTAGTACCGAAAGCATTAAATCCTATTTGATTCACAGCAAATGCCTGGCTTTTTTATCTATCCACTCCATATTGAAAGAGCTCAAGAATAATGAATGCCGCATCATAGATATCAAGGATATGGTTATCGAAAGGCCGTTTCATTTCATTCAGCTTCATGGTCAGCAGGACGCTCTGGCGGAACTATTTATGCGCTTCGCTAAAAGCTACAACTATAATGTATAG
- a CDS encoding YidH family protein — protein sequence MKIQDQENTKQHAGDHLANERTFLAWIRTSIGIMGFGFVVMKFSLFIKQISAALGSKVPLHQTGDSRIIGIFLVALGAITIICSYLRYNSTKEQLNQGVYYHSTLFVKVLTALVFIASILLLLYLIKTT from the coding sequence ATGAAAATTCAAGATCAGGAAAACACCAAACAGCATGCAGGAGACCATTTGGCTAATGAAAGAACATTTTTGGCCTGGATCAGAACCAGTATTGGTATCATGGGATTTGGCTTCGTGGTGATGAAATTCTCGCTATTTATCAAGCAGATCAGTGCCGCACTGGGGAGTAAAGTGCCCCTGCACCAAACCGGAGATTCCCGCATTATCGGGATTTTTCTAGTTGCCCTGGGAGCAATTACTATCATTTGTTCTTACTTAAGATATAATTCAACGAAAGAACAATTGAATCAGGGGGTGTATTACCATTCAACACTTTTTGTTAAAGTTTTAACCGCTTTAGTTTTCATAGCTAGTATACTTTTACTGCTCTACCTTATTAAAACAACATAG
- a CDS encoding voltage-gated chloride channel family protein, producing MKHNKFLFEHLSVFKYAVRWTLLILPVAIAIGSMVALFLWLLGWAIHFRFQHTCLIFLLPLAGIVIHLIYQSVGRSSEKGNNLIMDEIHRPGGGVPRQMAPVILITTVITHLFGGSAGREGTAVQIGGSIAGMFSRWFKLNEVDTKMLLTAGIAAGFGAVFGTPLTGAIFAMEVLAIGRIEYKALLPALIASVLGDLTVSAWGIHHTAYHIDLIEKSAYFLSEYLPVNLLLLSKVILASTLFGLASYLFAVMVHEIKAFFSKVCKIQWLIPVIGGLIIIGLTYAIGKPDYLSLGVDSEYQGAVTIPSAFQPGGADTWSWLWKTIYTTLTLGTGFKGGEVTPLFYIGATLGNALSTLLNAPVSLFAALGFIAVFAGATNTPLACTIMGIELFGSEYTMFFAVACFTAYFFSGHSGIYSSQRIAVPKIFTGT from the coding sequence ATGAAACATAATAAATTTTTATTTGAACACCTTTCGGTTTTTAAATATGCGGTTCGATGGACGCTGCTTATACTTCCTGTTGCCATTGCAATAGGAAGTATGGTTGCCTTGTTCCTTTGGCTGCTAGGCTGGGCCATTCACTTTCGCTTTCAGCATACCTGTCTCATTTTTCTGCTACCTTTAGCAGGTATTGTGATCCACCTGATTTATCAGTCAGTTGGTAGGTCCTCAGAAAAAGGAAATAACCTGATCATGGATGAAATCCATAGGCCGGGTGGTGGAGTGCCCAGGCAGATGGCGCCAGTAATCTTAATAACTACAGTGATTACCCATTTGTTTGGCGGATCGGCTGGAAGAGAGGGAACCGCGGTACAAATCGGAGGAAGCATCGCAGGAATGTTTAGCCGCTGGTTTAAGCTAAATGAGGTAGACACCAAGATGCTCCTTACCGCGGGAATTGCAGCCGGGTTTGGGGCGGTGTTCGGAACACCGCTCACCGGTGCCATATTTGCAATGGAAGTTCTGGCCATTGGAAGAATAGAGTACAAGGCTTTACTTCCCGCATTAATTGCCAGCGTGCTTGGTGATCTTACTGTCTCTGCCTGGGGCATCCATCATACCGCTTATCACATCGATCTCATAGAGAAAAGTGCCTACTTTCTATCTGAATACCTGCCGGTAAACCTACTCCTGCTTAGTAAGGTTATTCTAGCATCCACATTGTTTGGTCTGGCCAGCTACCTGTTTGCTGTAATGGTGCATGAGATCAAGGCCTTTTTTTCTAAAGTATGTAAGATCCAGTGGCTTATTCCTGTTATCGGTGGTCTGATTATTATAGGCTTGACTTACGCCATCGGGAAACCGGATTACTTAAGTTTGGGCGTGGATAGCGAATACCAAGGAGCCGTTACAATTCCCTCTGCTTTTCAGCCTGGTGGAGCAGATACTTGGAGCTGGTTATGGAAGACCATTTACACAACTTTAACATTAGGAACTGGATTTAAAGGTGGTGAGGTAACGCCTTTGTTTTATATTGGCGCAACATTAGGCAATGCACTTTCGACCTTATTAAATGCTCCAGTTAGTTTGTTTGCTGCCCTTGGATTTATTGCTGTTTTTGCTGGTGCAACGAATACACCCCTTGCCTGTACGATTATGGGTATAGAACTTTTTGGTAGTGAATACACCATGTTTTTTGCGGTAGCCTGTTTTACAGCCTATTTTTTCAGTGGCCATTCAGGTATATATTCTTCACAGCGTATTGCGGTACCCAAAATATTTACGGGAACATAA